The sequence TGTGTTTATCAGTATTGGGAAAACAGCGCCCACGAATACTATGAATCCCGCCGATTCATGTGTGAGCCCGAACCAGACGATCGCGAATGGTATCCAGGCCAGGGGTGGTATCGGCCTGACCACCTCCACTATGGGATCAACGATCCTGTCCAGTGACCTGGACCATCCCATGCCCATGCCAAGAGGCATTGCTATGACCATGCCTGAGAATATCCCCAGGAAGAAGTGCAGAAGACTTACAGGCAGATCCTGAAACAATATGTCCCCCCAGCTGGAGCTGAAGGCGCTCACCACATCGAGAAAGCTTGGAAGCACAAGCGAGTCGTTCACGAGCATGGCAGAGATCTGCCACACTGCCAGCATTCCTATGAGGGAGAGGGGCTGAGCCCACTCCCTTCTGAGCTTACCGGATCCGCTGCTTATCTCACTCACCCCTTGCCTTTTCGTAGAAGCTCACATCGAAGAGCTCCTCTTCAGATGGCATTCTGCTTATGTACTTCAGCTCGTAGTTGACTCTGGCGTACTCCATCGTCGATGGAATCTGCACATGAGGATCGCTTATCCAGGTGCCATCCCAGTGCCTCATCGAATACTCCACAACGCTCAGATCCTGCTTCGTGCGGTTGGCGTAGATCCTGGCCGCCTCCTCAGGATGCTCGTACACATACTCTGTGGCCTTGATGTGCGTCTTTACGATCTGCTCAACAAGCTCCGGATGCTCCCTGATGAGCTTGCCGCTGACGACCAGGCTGCAGCAGGCATGGTTCGGCCACATCTCTCCGGAGTACACAACGACCTTCCCTTTGTTTGCCATCTCAATCACCGATGGCGATGGCTCTGGCAGGAATGTGCCATCGACCTGGCCGGCGAAAATCGCTGTGACAGCATCACCCGGCCCCATCGGAAGCACCTTCACCTCAGACGGATCGACGCCGTTCTCCTTCAGCCACTTTTTGAGGACTGTATCCTGAATCGAGCCTGGCGGGAACGTCGCTATGCTCATGCCCTTCAGCGACTGGGGGCCCCTGTATTCCTTATCGGGAGCAAGTGCAAGCGCAGAGCCGTTGGTGTTGACTCCGGCGACTATCTTCGCATCGAGACCTCCAGCGATCGCAGATATCGGCGGGGCAGTGCCCACATAGGCCACGTCCAGGCTGCCGGCCAGCATCGCCTGCATCTCTGGCGGTCCTGATGGAAACTCGTACTCCTCAACTGCTGTAACTCCAAAAGGCCTGAGATCCTCGAGCCACCAGCCCTTCTCCATCGCGACCATCTCCGCTATCTGATGGGTGCTCGGCTGGTAGCCGATTCTGAGTGTTATGTTCTCGGAGGGTGTTTTTGTTATGCAGCCAAGCGAGGCCACAACCACCACCCCGACGATCAGTAAGACAAGCATGTACCTCAATATCCTCACCGCTCTACTCAGGAGATCGCTCGCTATAAAGTGTTTTCCATAAAGTGGAAAAAGGTTTCCTGATTTGGAGAAAACACTATAATGTTTATACAAAAATGAAAAATTGCTGCGTGAACCGGCAGAGCAACTCCACGCACATCATCAGGGATCGTGTAAAAACGCATCCTATGGAAGATCTGCGTCTGAATGTGCCACTGACGGCATCACAGCGAGAGAATCATTCTCACCAGATGATTCACAGTGGAATCGCTCACATCATGCACATCGCATATCTTGTTTGGTACATCTATCCCGCCGATGGCTATCTTCGGGTACCGGCTGCTCTTGAACCCCTCGAGTATGACGAAATCGATACCTCTGGTTTTCATCTCCTCTAGAGCAGACTCGAGGCTCCCGTCTGGGGTCACCACGATCTGACCCAGCCCGATGCCAACGACAACATCTGCTCCGGCCATGAGATGCCTGTGCGTGTCGCCGTGGTCGACATGGTGCCCCGGCATGTGCTTCACAGTCCCGACGCGGCCATGCTTCTTGAGGGCTTTTACGAGAGCCTCGATCAGCGTGGTCTTCCCTGATTTGTGGTGACCGACAACAGCCACTACCTTCAACCCATCATCACCTAAAGAAGAAGCTCCCCGATGAACCGCATGTAGCTCACGAGATCCTCGATCCTGACGTTCTCATCGATTCCATGCGCGTTGCTCTCGAGCTGCCTCCCGACACCGTAGACCGCTGCAGGGATCTTTGTGACCTCTGTCGCATACGCCTGATCAAGGCTCCCCTGTGCTCCCGACAGATGCGGCTCTGATCCCGTTGCTCTTCTCACCGCCTCCCTCACCTCAAGAACCCACGGGTGCTCCGGATCTATCCTCATGGGAGGATAACCCGGCCACATTCTAATGCTGATATCCGGGCCGAAGCGTTTGACGATATCCTCAAGCTCATTCATCGCATCCTCCATCCTCTCCTCCGGAATCACCCGCCTGTCCCCACGGAAGACGCATCTGTCAGGCACGATGTTCTCCTTTATGCCGCCATGTATCACGTTTATGTTCAGTATCGCCATCATGCGATCTATACCCTTACCCCTCAGCACAGAGCTTGCGGGAAGCGAGGATCTCTTCTTCTCGACCTCACGCTTGTGTTTGAGTATCGCGTCGATCACGGGAAGCGACTTCTCGATCGCATTGTCTCCGAGAAAGCTGGATCCGCTGTGCGCCGCTCTTCCTGTCACAGTGACCTCCCATGTGATTATGCCGTTCGAGCCTATCACGACATCATCAGAGAACCCATCCATGCAGAGCATCTTGTCTCCCCGGACCAGTCCGGAATCAGCGAGATAGCACAGCCCGGAGTAGCCACCGACCTCCTCGTCAGTGGTCAGAAGCAGGCGAAGGTTGTACTTCGGCTTTCTGTTTCTCAGAATACCTCTGAGGGAGGCGATCAGCGCTGCAACAGCCCCCTTCGAGTCCGAGACGCCCCTGCCGTACGCTCTGCCGTTACTGACCGTCAGGGAGAACGGATCTGTGGACCAGCCGTCTCCAGGAGGCACGACATCGAGGTGAGTGTATATCACAAGCCACTCTGGCCTGCCGAGATCCATATCTGCGATCAGATTGACCCTGTCCCCTGAGAGCCTGGGATCAGAGCATCTGGACTCGAAGACATCTGAAGGCATTACAAGCTTCTTCGTCGCAAACCCCATCTCACTGAGCAGCGGAACAAGGTAATCCACTATCTCATGGTAGAAGCTGCCAGGTGGTGCAACAGTCCTGAAGGCCACGAGATCTCTGAGGAGATCCAGCATGTATCCAGAGTCGAACATCTCGTCAGCTGCGCTCATGTGTGTCCCTATGCCAACGCGGTTTAAAGTTTTAACTCGGCGGGATGGTGAGGTCAATCTTAACAGCGACGATTCGTAATGAAATTTATTTATGTATTGCTTAACAGCTGCACGGTGTCTCATCTGATGACATCCGCATTACCGAAAGCAATACATCCTTGCAGATGCAAATGGGCGCATGAGCAGGTATCAGCATGAGTCTCTGCCGAGAGGATAGCGAAACAGAACGCCTACAGAGCTGCGCCCTTGTTGTCTCTGTGATCGGCTCATTCCTCACAGCCTTCATGTCTTCATCCATAAACATTGCGCTGCCAGCTATCAGCAGTGAGTTCTCGATGGATGCTGTGATGCTCAGCTGGATCTCAACCGCGTTTCTTCTGGCTGCTGCTGTCTTCCTGGTCCCGTTTGGGCGTCTGGCCGACATATACGGGCGGAGGAGGATCTTCGGCTACGGGATCGCGCTCTTCACCCTGGCGTCGATACTCGCGCCCGCTTCTCGATCCGCCAGCATGATCATAGCCGCAAGATTCGTTCAGGGAATCGGAGCTGCGATGATCTTCGGCACCGCTGTCGCGATACTGACCTGCGTATTCCCTATCCGCAAGCGCGGCAGGGTTATCGGGATCAATGCGGCCTCTGTCTATCTCGGGCTCTCACTTGGCCCCGTCCTCGGCGGGATTCTCACCCAGTATCTGGGCTGGAGAAGCCTGTTCACAGCAACGGTTCCTCTCGGAGCTCTGGCGCTTGCACTGCTGATTCTGAAGCTGAGGGGGGAGTGGGCTGATGCGCGGGGCGAGCGGTTCGACCTTGCTGGATCTCTCGTCTACGCCATATCCATCATGGCCCTCGTGTATGGCATGTCGCTGCTCCCCTCCAGCGCCGGTCGTTTTGTGGCAGCCGCTGGATTGGCCGGGCTGATCCTGTTCCTGTATCTGGAGATGAGAGCCGAGAGCCCTGTTCTCGAGGTCGATCTCTTCACATCCAACCGTATCTTCGCCTTCTCGAACCTCGCGGCGCTGATAAACTACAGCGCGACCTTCGCGACAGGGTTCCTCCTGAGCCTTTACCTGCAGTACATAAAGGGTCTGGATCCCAGAAGCGCGGGCCTGGTGCTCCTTGCACAGCCGCTGATGATGACGATCTTCTCCCCCTTTGCCGGCAGGCTCTCCGACAGGATGGAGCCGAGGCTTGTCGCCTCTGCTGGCATGATCATAACGCTGCTAGGCATTCTGCCGTTTGTGTTTCTCGACGAGCGGACACCGGTGTGGCTCATCGGCGCTGTGCTTCTCCTCCTCGGATTCGGGCTGGCCCTCTTCACGTCGCCAAACACAAACGCGATAATGAGCTCTGTTGATAGAAAGTACTACGGGATAGCATCAGCGACGCTCGGAACAATGCGTCTTCTGGGCCAGATGCTAAGCATGAGCCTGGCGATGGTGATCTTCGCCATATATATCGGAAGGGTCGAGATAACCCCTGATACCTATTCCAGCCTCATGGAGAGCTGCAGGATCGCCTTTGCGATATTCTCTGTGCTCTGCTTCATAGGCATATTCGCGTCTCTGGCCAGGGGAGAGCTTCGCAGCGGCTCTGCAGCGCGTGGAAGTGGAGAGGATCTGTGAATTCATGACGCTCTTTGAAACGCTGCATGCGACATTAGAGGCGTGCCAAAAGGATGAAAGCGTTTGAGATGCGGGTTGGTTTCGTCCAAACAACCCGACAAGGAAGGTCAACCCTCCATGTCGTGCTTTCATGGTAAATGATCTGTTCTGCTGTGAGCTTCGCCGCACACCAGCATGTTTGATGCAGCTGAGTCGCCTCGAAA comes from Methanothrix sp. and encodes:
- a CDS encoding ABC transporter permease, whose product is MLAVWQISAMLVNDSLVLPSFLDVVSAFSSSWGDILFQDLPVSLLHFFLGIFSGMVIAMPLGMGMGWSRSLDRIVDPIVEVVRPIPPLAWIPFAIVWFGLTHESAGFIVFVGAVFPILINTYVGFRNLPRVYVESAMVLGATRDRDLIRYVALPYALPSIAAGIRIAMGIAWMCLVAAEMFGVSTSGLGYRIWSYYYLHKMDHVLLYMIVLGLLGLFIDKAFRGIIEDRLLRWRVGLTQ
- a CDS encoding ABC transporter substrate-binding protein; this translates as MLVLLIVGVVVVASLGCITKTPSENITLRIGYQPSTHQIAEMVAMEKGWWLEDLRPFGVTAVEEYEFPSGPPEMQAMLAGSLDVAYVGTAPPISAIAGGLDAKIVAGVNTNGSALALAPDKEYRGPQSLKGMSIATFPPGSIQDTVLKKWLKENGVDPSEVKVLPMGPGDAVTAIFAGQVDGTFLPEPSPSVIEMANKGKVVVYSGEMWPNHACCSLVVSGKLIREHPELVEQIVKTHIKATEYVYEHPEEAARIYANRTKQDLSVVEYSMRHWDGTWISDPHVQIPSTMEYARVNYELKYISRMPSEEELFDVSFYEKARGE
- the mobB gene encoding molybdopterin-guanine dinucleotide biosynthesis protein B, producing the protein MAVVGHHKSGKTTLIEALVKALKKHGRVGTVKHMPGHHVDHGDTHRHLMAGADVVVGIGLGQIVVTPDGSLESALEEMKTRGIDFVILEGFKSSRYPKIAIGGIDVPNKICDVHDVSDSTVNHLVRMILSL
- a CDS encoding ArgE/DapE family deacylase — encoded protein: MSAADEMFDSGYMLDLLRDLVAFRTVAPPGSFYHEIVDYLVPLLSEMGFATKKLVMPSDVFESRCSDPRLSGDRVNLIADMDLGRPEWLVIYTHLDVVPPGDGWSTDPFSLTVSNGRAYGRGVSDSKGAVAALIASLRGILRNRKPKYNLRLLLTTDEEVGGYSGLCYLADSGLVRGDKMLCMDGFSDDVVIGSNGIITWEVTVTGRAAHSGSSFLGDNAIEKSLPVIDAILKHKREVEKKRSSLPASSVLRGKGIDRMMAILNINVIHGGIKENIVPDRCVFRGDRRVIPEERMEDAMNELEDIVKRFGPDISIRMWPGYPPMRIDPEHPWVLEVREAVRRATGSEPHLSGAQGSLDQAYATEVTKIPAAVYGVGRQLESNAHGIDENVRIEDLVSYMRFIGELLL
- a CDS encoding MFS transporter, coding for MSLCREDSETERLQSCALVVSVIGSFLTAFMSSSINIALPAISSEFSMDAVMLSWISTAFLLAAAVFLVPFGRLADIYGRRRIFGYGIALFTLASILAPASRSASMIIAARFVQGIGAAMIFGTAVAILTCVFPIRKRGRVIGINAASVYLGLSLGPVLGGILTQYLGWRSLFTATVPLGALALALLILKLRGEWADARGERFDLAGSLVYAISIMALVYGMSLLPSSAGRFVAAAGLAGLILFLYLEMRAESPVLEVDLFTSNRIFAFSNLAALINYSATFATGFLLSLYLQYIKGLDPRSAGLVLLAQPLMMTIFSPFAGRLSDRMEPRLVASAGMIITLLGILPFVFLDERTPVWLIGAVLLLLGFGLALFTSPNTNAIMSSVDRKYYGIASATLGTMRLLGQMLSMSLAMVIFAIYIGRVEITPDTYSSLMESCRIAFAIFSVLCFIGIFASLARGELRSGSAARGSGEDL